The window ATGGCCGCCGGCGCGGACCATGTGATCAATTACCGCCAGCAGGACGTGGTGGAAGCGGTTCTCGCCGATACGCAAGGCGCGGGCGTGGACCATATCGTCGAGGTGGAGCTGGGCGGCAATCTGGCACAGTCAGCGCAAATGATCGCCGAGCATGGCACTATTGCCTGGTATGGCTCGGAAAGCGCGCGCGAGCCGGTGTTCGCCGCTTATCCGCTCATGTTCAGAAATGTCACCTTGCAGGGCATCTTCCTCTACGCGATCACGCCCGAACAGCGCGCCAGTGCCGTAGCCGACATTACCAGTGCGCTGGAAGCGGGGCTTTTGCGTCCGCTCATCGATTCCGTCTGGCCTCTGGAAGACACCGTGAAGGCCCATGAACGCGTGGAAAGCGGGGAGCGCTCTGGCGCGGTCATCGTCCAGCCAAGCGGTGGGTGAGAGGGCATTTAGCGGGCCGCCTGGGATGTCTCCCCCCGTTCACGGGGGAGTGCCGCGAAGCGGCGAGGGGGGATTATTGAGAAAGATTTCCCCCCTCCGCTCCTTCGGACCACCTCCCCCGCAGGCGGGGGAGGAAAAAAGAAGCCTGCTAACGCTTACCCCTCCCGCTTCTGAGCAAAAACCCTAGCCAAACGCGCGCCGTCGCGACATTACATGCGTTGAAAACCATTCCTTCACCCGATGAGACTTGCTATGCCGCTTGATGATGCCACCCACCGCTACACCCTTCCTGGCGCGACCGGGGAGTGGGAGATCGTGATCGGTCTGGAAGTCCACGCGCAGGTGCAATCGGACGCCAAGCTGTTTTCTGGCGCGTCCACCGAGTTCGGGGCGGCGCCGAACACCCATGTCAGCCTCGTTGATGCGGCCATGCCGGGCATGCTGCCGGTGATCAACAAGCACTGCGTGGAGCAGGCGGTAAAAACCGGGCTGGGCCTTAACGCGCAGATCAACCGTTTCTCGCGCTTTGACCGGAAGAATTACTTCTACCCCGACCTGCCGCAGGGCTATCAGATCAGCCAGTTCCAGTTTCCCATCGTCGGCGAGGGCGAGATCGTGTGCGAGCGCGATGATGGCTCGCGCTTCACCGTGGGTATCGAGCGGCTGCATCTGGAACAGGATGCGGGCAAGTCGATCCACGATCTTGATCCGAACGCAACCTATGTGGACCTGAACCGCTCCGGCGTGGCGCTGATGGAGATCGTCTCCAAGCCGCATGTGCGCTCGCCCATCGAGGCAGCCGCCTATGTGCGCACGCTGCGCACCATTGTGCGCTATCTCGATACGTGTGGCGGGGACATGGAAAAGGGCCAGATGCGCGCGGACGTGAACGTGTCGGTCTGCAAGCCCGGCCAGTACGAGAAATTCCGCGAGACCGGCGATTTCAAGCACCTGGGCACGCGCTGCGAGATCAAGAACGTGAACTCGCTACGCTTCATCATGCAGGCCATCGAGTATGAGGCCCGCCGCCAGATCGACATCATCGAGGAGGGCGGCCGAATCGAGCAGCAAACCCGCCTGTTTGACGCCAATACCGGCGTCACGCGGGCCATGCGCTCCAAGGAAGAAGCCCACGATTACCGCTACTTCCCCGATCCCGACCTTTTGCCGCTGGAGCTGGAAGAAAGCTTTATCGAAAACATCCGCGTCAACCTGCCGGAACTGCCCGAAGCCAAGCGCAAGCGCTTTGTCGAAGTGCTTGGCCTGTCGGAATACGATGCCTCCGTGCTGACGGCAGACAAGGACCGCGCGGACTATTTCGAGGCCGTGATTGCGGGCGCGGACGCCAAGCTGTCGGCCAACTGGGTCAATAACGAGCTCTTCGGCCGGCTGAACAAGGAAGGCCTTGGCATCACCGAAAGCCCGGTCAGCCCGGCGCAACTGGCAAAGCTCGTCAGCCTCATCACCTCCAACGTCATTTCCGGAAAGATCGCCAAGGACGTGTTCGAGATCGTCTGGGCCGAGGGCGGGGACCCCAAACAGATCGTCGAATCGCGCGGCATGAAACAGGTCACCGATACCGGCGCGATCGAGAAGGTGGTGGATGAGCTGATCGCCGCCAATCCTGAGCAGGCTGAGAAGGTGAAGGTCAAACCGCAGACGCTCGGCTGGTTTGTCGGCCAGGTGATGAAGGCGACGGGCGGCAAGGCCAACCCGCAGGCGGTCAACGAGATCCTGAAGTCAAAGCTGGGAGTTTAGCGCCGGTAGCGGCTTTCTGCAGCCTCTCCCTATTTTTGCCACGCATGGTGTGCATGAATGTCCGGGCAGGGGATGCATTAAGCGGCCCGCGCCTTGCAAGGTGCGGGCGACGATACTCACCGAAGTCCCCGCCACCCCGCAGGGACGCGCGTTTGTGGAGACATCCATGGCTGCCACGCGGTCTTTCATCATAGCGGCTGTCCTGCTGGTCGCGGCAA is drawn from Glycocaulis alkaliphilus and contains these coding sequences:
- the gatB gene encoding Asp-tRNA(Asn)/Glu-tRNA(Gln) amidotransferase subunit GatB yields the protein MPLDDATHRYTLPGATGEWEIVIGLEVHAQVQSDAKLFSGASTEFGAAPNTHVSLVDAAMPGMLPVINKHCVEQAVKTGLGLNAQINRFSRFDRKNYFYPDLPQGYQISQFQFPIVGEGEIVCERDDGSRFTVGIERLHLEQDAGKSIHDLDPNATYVDLNRSGVALMEIVSKPHVRSPIEAAAYVRTLRTIVRYLDTCGGDMEKGQMRADVNVSVCKPGQYEKFRETGDFKHLGTRCEIKNVNSLRFIMQAIEYEARRQIDIIEEGGRIEQQTRLFDANTGVTRAMRSKEEAHDYRYFPDPDLLPLELEESFIENIRVNLPELPEAKRKRFVEVLGLSEYDASVLTADKDRADYFEAVIAGADAKLSANWVNNELFGRLNKEGLGITESPVSPAQLAKLVSLITSNVISGKIAKDVFEIVWAEGGDPKQIVESRGMKQVTDTGAIEKVVDELIAANPEQAEKVKVKPQTLGWFVGQVMKATGGKANPQAVNEILKSKLGV